GCCTCAGGAATTTCGTCACCCACAAATTGCTGAATAACATCAAAAGCAATATCGTTATGGCTTAAATTTTCGATTACATTAAAAAACGCAGGATTTAATGGCGTAATATTTTGAGGAAAATACAATCCTTTATCACTTGCTAATCCTTGTATTACGGCTTCTTTAAATGAAACCTCGGGTGTATTATGGTTTAAACTATAGTATTTCATGGTTTATTTTAGATTTTAGACTTTAGATTTTAGAAAAAAGAAAATAGAGTATAGAAAATAGTCTTTTCTTTAAATCAAATTCCAATGGTTTGTTTTTATTTAACCGCAAAGAGCGCAAGGAAATTGTTTCTTTTGAAAACGCAGAGATCGCAAAGCTTTGTGGTGATATTTTTTAATTTTAATAATTGTTATTCGTTTTTTTTGTCATTTCGACGGAGGAGAAATCTTCGCAAGTAACTCCGTAAACTAAATCGCCAATCTTTGTCGAGCTTCTCGTGAGGATTTCTCTTTCCTCGAAATGACAAACTGTATGGTTACGTTTTGCGTTTATACTTTACGGGACTTCGACTTCGCTCAGTCTGACAAATGACAGAAACAATTTTTAATTCTAAATTTTTAATTTTTAATTCTCACCACCTTACAATATTCTAACTCCATCCGGATTAATTTTCGAAACGTGAATTTCATAAGGCAAATTCATGTTTTCGTAAACCTCGCTCATGGCTTTTGCGATTTGGTCTGCGGTATTTTTTCCTCTGCTTAAAGCAAAAATCGACGGGCCAGAACCTGAGATTCCAGAACCTAAAGCTCCGTTTTCAAGTGCCGTTTGTTTGATTAAATCAAAACCCGGAATCAAAACGCTTCTTAGAGGTTCAACGATTTCGTCATGAAGAGATCTTCCTATCAAATCGTAATCTTTTGTGTATAATCCGGCAATTAATCCGCCCACATTTCCCCATTGCATAATCGCACTTTTCAAAGAAACATTTTGTTTTAATACGGAACGTGCATCCGAAGTTTTCAATTCAATTTGCGGATGAACCACCGTTGCGAACAATTCCTCTGGACTATCAATTCTGATAATGTCAAGCGGCGCATAACTTCTTACCAACGTAAAACCGCCTAAAAGGGCAGGAGCAACGTTGTCAGCATGAGCATTTCCGCTGGCTAATTTTTCGCCTTGCATAGCAAATTGAACCAAATCTTTGCGGGAATAAGGTTTTCCTAATAATTCATTAATCCCAAAAACGGCTCCGGCAGAACTTGCAGCGCTGCTTCCAATTCCGCTTCCGGCTTTGATGTGCTTGTAGATTTCGATTTCAAATCCAAAAGTTATGGCTTCAAAATCTCTTTCGTAAGCTTCCAACATTGCAAGAGCCGCAACTCCCGAAACATTTTTCTCGGTTTCTAAAGGTAAATCGGCACCAACAATTTTTGTGATCCGAATTCCTTTTTGATCTACTTTTCGAACAATCATTTCATCGCCCGCATTGTCTAAGCAAAGTCCAAGTACGTCAAATCCGCAGGAGAGATTTGCAATTGTAGCGGGACAAAATAGTTTTATTTCCATTTTTTGTTGTTTCAGGTTTCAGGTTTAAAGTTTAAGTTGCCAAACTTTGAGAGTTTAACCGCAAAGTTCGCAAGGTTTTTTCGCAAAGGACACAAGAAAAAACAAAGCTTTGCGAACCTTGCGTAATCCTTTGCGTGCTTTGCGGTTAAACTTCAAGCCTGAAACAAAAATTTATATATTACCTATTCGGATAACGTCAGCAAAAATCCCAGACGCTGTAACTGCT
This genomic window from Flavobacterium sp. 9 contains:
- a CDS encoding homoserine kinase → MEIKLFCPATIANLSCGFDVLGLCLDNAGDEMIVRKVDQKGIRITKIVGADLPLETEKNVSGVAALAMLEAYERDFEAITFGFEIEIYKHIKAGSGIGSSAASSAGAVFGINELLGKPYSRKDLVQFAMQGEKLASGNAHADNVAPALLGGFTLVRSYAPLDIIRIDSPEELFATVVHPQIELKTSDARSVLKQNVSLKSAIMQWGNVGGLIAGLYTKDYDLIGRSLHDEIVEPLRSVLIPGFDLIKQTALENGALGSGISGSGPSIFALSRGKNTADQIAKAMSEVYENMNLPYEIHVSKINPDGVRIL